In Piliocolobus tephrosceles isolate RC106 chromosome 4, ASM277652v3, whole genome shotgun sequence, the following are encoded in one genomic region:
- the LOC111544463 gene encoding cytochrome c oxidase subunit 7C, mitochondrial, with amino-acid sequence MLGHSIRRFTTSVVRRSHYEEGPGKNLPFSVENKWALLVKMCLYFGSAFAAPFLIVRHQLLKS; translated from the exons ATGTTGGGCCACAGCATCCGGAGGTTCACAACCTCTGTGGTCCGTAGGAGCCACTATGAGGAGGGCCCTGGGAAG AATTTGCCATTTTCAGTGGAAAACAAGTGGGCGTTACTAGTTAAGATGTGTTTGTACTTTGGATCTGCATTTGCTGCACCCTTCCTTATAGTAAGACACCAACTGCTTAAATCATAA